One Panicum virgatum strain AP13 chromosome 9K, P.virgatum_v5, whole genome shotgun sequence genomic region harbors:
- the LOC120652723 gene encoding protein PMR5-like, producing MLQFGGRSVALAAAALSVSALLLVVLALPAGASARGVGPAARHRRDATPGPASCDVFSGSWVLGDGPAAYTGYSCPLIDAEFNCQLYGRPDSDYLRYRWKPAGCELPRFDGADFLTRMKGKTVMFVGDSLGRNQWESLVCLLHAAAPQSPAQLVSSDPLYNYKFLEYEVTVSFYRAPYLVDIDAVQGKRVLMLDDISGNAEAWRGADVLSFNSGHWWTHTGAMQGWDYMGESGRLYEDMDRTVAFQRGLTTWANWVDLNVDPARTRVFFQSMSPTHYSSKEWPNPVSRNCYGETAPVVGLNSTGQQASSGQDLVIQAVLRGMRSPVRLLDITALSALRKDAHPSVYSGDLTPAQRANPGGSVDCSHWCLPGLPDTWNQLFCTLLFYK from the exons ATGCTGCAGTTCGGTGGGAGGAgcgtcgccctcgccgccgccgcgttgtcGGTCTCCGCCCTCCTGCTGGTCGTGCTCGCGCTGCCGGCGGGAGCCTCGGCGCGCGGagtcgggccggcggcgcgccaccGGCGCGACGCGACGCCCGGGCCGGCGAGCTGCGATGTGTTCAGCGGCAGCTGGGTCCTCGGCGACGGCCCGGCGGCGTACACCGGGTACAGCTGCCCGCTCATCGACGCGGAGTTCAACTGCCAGCTCTACGGCCGGCCGGACTCCGACTACCTCCGGTACCGCTGGAAGCCGGCCGGGTGCGAGCTCCCGAG GTTCGACGGCGCGGACTTTCTGACGCGGATGAAGGGGAAGACGGTGATGTTCGTGGGGGACTCGCTGGGCCGCAACCAGTGGGAGTCGCTCGTCTGcctgctccacgccgccgcgccgcagtCGCCGGCGCAGCTCGTCTCCTCGGACCCTCTCTACAACTACAAGTTCCTG GAGTACGAGGTGACGGTCTCCTTCTACCGCGCGCCGTACCTGGTCGACATCGACGCGGTGCAGGGGAAGCGGGTCCTGATGCTGGACGACATCTCCGGGAACGCCGAGGCGTGGCGCGGCGCCGACGTGCTCTCCTTCAACTCCGGCCACTGGTGGACGCACACCGGCGCGATGCAGGG GTGGGATTACATGGGGGAGTCCGGGAGGTTATACGAGGACATGGACCGGACGGTGGCGTTCCAGCGCGGCCTCACCACCTGGGCCAACTGGGTGGACCTCAACGTCGACCCGGCCAGGACCCGCGTCTTCTTCCAGTCCATGTCTCCCACGCACTACAG CTCCAAGGAGTGGCCCAACCCGGTGTCCAGGAACTGCTACGGCGAGACTGCTCCGGTGGTTGGGCTCAACTCGACGGGGCAGCAGGCCTCCTCGGGCCAGGACCTGGTGATCCAGGCCGTGCTGCGGGGCATGAGGAGCCCCGTCCGTCTCCTCGACATCACGGCGCTGTCGGCGCTGCGGAAGGACGCGCACCCGTCGGTGTACAGCGGCGACCTCACGCCGGCGCAGCGCGCCAACCCCGGGGGCTCCGTGGACTGCAGCCACTGGTGCCTCCCCGGCCTCCCGGACACCTGGAACCAGCTCTTCTGCACCCTCCTCTTCTACAAGTAA